From Aerosticca soli, a single genomic window includes:
- a CDS encoding metal-dependent hydrolase family protein, with product MSHRHLVTPLHCLALALVAAGLPAVAAAEPNLTVLHCAHLFDPTAGKLLGETTVVVANGKVQKVAAGRLDETTLQSGNANVRSVDLPGATCLPGLIDAHTHLTSETSPTGYTDQFRWNVADYAIRATVYARRTLLAGFTTVRNLGDGANESIALRNAINAGIVPGPRIFTAGKAIGSTGGHADPTDGYRADLAGDPGPKDGIINGTADALKAVRQHYKDGADVIKIMPSGGVLDESRSADNAQMTLEEIKAVVDAAHDYGFTVAAHAHGAEAIRRAVLAGVDSIEHGTFMSEEDMRLMKAHGTWYVPTIIAGKYVETMAAKPGYYPSQVAAKARLVGPAIQATVGKAYHAGVRIAFGTDAAVYPHGQNAKEFEYLVQAGLPPVAALQAATTHAAELLHQQDTLGRIAEGFTADVVAVPGNPLDDITLMQKVDFVMKDGVVYKMPGSTTD from the coding sequence ATGTCGCATCGCCATCTCGTCACGCCGTTGCACTGTCTCGCCTTGGCACTCGTCGCGGCAGGCCTTCCCGCTGTGGCGGCTGCAGAGCCGAATCTGACCGTGTTGCATTGCGCACATTTGTTCGATCCCACTGCCGGAAAACTGCTGGGCGAAACCACCGTGGTCGTCGCGAATGGCAAGGTGCAAAAGGTGGCGGCCGGCAGACTCGACGAAACGACCTTGCAGAGCGGCAACGCCAACGTACGCAGCGTCGATCTTCCCGGCGCCACCTGTCTGCCCGGCCTCATCGATGCCCATACCCATCTCACCTCGGAGACCAGTCCCACCGGCTATACCGATCAATTCCGCTGGAACGTCGCCGATTACGCCATTCGCGCCACCGTCTACGCGCGCCGTACCTTGCTGGCTGGCTTCACCACGGTGCGCAATCTGGGTGATGGCGCCAACGAGTCCATCGCATTGCGTAACGCGATCAATGCGGGGATCGTGCCCGGTCCACGTATTTTCACTGCGGGCAAGGCAATCGGTTCGACCGGAGGACATGCCGATCCCACCGATGGTTATCGCGCCGACCTCGCCGGTGATCCGGGCCCCAAGGACGGCATCATCAACGGTACCGCCGATGCCTTAAAAGCCGTGCGCCAGCACTACAAGGATGGCGCCGACGTCATCAAGATCATGCCTTCCGGCGGCGTCTTGGACGAAAGCCGCAGCGCGGACAACGCCCAAATGACCCTGGAGGAGATCAAGGCCGTGGTCGATGCCGCACACGATTACGGCTTCACCGTCGCCGCTCATGCCCACGGTGCCGAAGCGATCCGCCGGGCGGTGCTGGCCGGCGTGGATTCCATCGAGCACGGCACCTTCATGAGCGAGGAAGACATGCGACTCATGAAGGCGCATGGCACTTGGTATGTCCCCACCATCATCGCGGGCAAATACGTCGAGACGATGGCCGCCAAACCCGGCTATTACCCATCGCAGGTCGCGGCCAAGGCGCGCCTAGTCGGTCCTGCGATTCAAGCCACCGTGGGCAAGGCCTATCACGCCGGCGTACGTATCGCCTTCGGTACCGACGCGGCGGTCTATCCGCATGGTCAGAACGCCAAGGAATTCGAATACCTGGTCCAGGCTGGACTACCGCCGGTCGCGGCCTTGCAGGCGGCCACCACCCATGCGGCTGAACTTTTGCATCAGCAAGACACCCTCGGCCGCATCGCCGAAGGTTTCACGGCCGACGTGGTGGCAGTCCCCGGTAATCCGCTCGACGACATCACCTTGATGCAGAAAGTGGACTTCGTCATGAAAGATGGCGTGGTCTACAAAATGCCCGGCTCAACCACCGATTGA
- the ubiE gene encoding bifunctional demethylmenaquinone methyltransferase/2-methoxy-6-polyprenyl-1,4-benzoquinol methylase UbiE, with the protein MNKPGHPSAETATTHFGYREVPVQEKQRLVGRVFTSVARRYDLMNDLMSFGIHRLWKRHFVAVSGIRPGDCVLDLAGGTGDIAALLKPVVGDRGQIVVGDINAAMLGIGRDRLTDRGLVGGLAYAQLNAECLPFPEASFDAVTMAFGLRNVTDKDRALAEIRRVLKPGGRALILEFSRVRGELLGKLYDFHSFAVLPRLGQVFAGDADSYRYLAESIRKHPDQETLKAMMTRAGFDHVEVRNLNQGIVAIHKGFRY; encoded by the coding sequence ATGAACAAGCCAGGTCACCCTTCCGCCGAGACTGCCACCACCCACTTCGGCTACCGCGAGGTGCCGGTCCAGGAGAAACAGCGGCTGGTCGGGCGCGTGTTCACCTCGGTGGCGCGCCGCTACGACCTCATGAACGACCTGATGTCGTTCGGCATTCACCGGCTGTGGAAGCGCCACTTCGTCGCGGTGAGCGGCATCCGCCCGGGCGATTGCGTGCTCGACCTGGCCGGCGGGACCGGCGACATCGCCGCGCTGCTCAAGCCCGTGGTGGGCGATCGCGGCCAGATCGTCGTCGGCGACATCAACGCGGCGATGCTCGGCATCGGCCGCGACCGGCTCACCGACCGTGGTCTGGTCGGCGGGCTGGCCTATGCCCAGCTCAACGCCGAATGCCTGCCGTTTCCGGAGGCGAGTTTCGATGCGGTGACCATGGCCTTCGGCCTGCGCAACGTCACCGACAAGGACCGGGCGCTGGCGGAGATCCGGCGCGTGCTCAAGCCCGGCGGCCGCGCGCTGATCCTGGAGTTCAGCCGCGTGCGCGGCGAGCTGCTCGGCAAGCTCTACGACTTCCACTCCTTCGCCGTGCTGCCGCGCCTGGGCCAGGTGTTCGCCGGCGATGCGGACAGCTATCGCTATCTCGCCGAGTCGATCCGCAAGCATCCGGACCAGGAGACGCTCAAGGCGATGATGACGCGCGCCGGTTTCGACCATGTCGAGGTGCGCAACCTCAACCAGGGCATCGTCGCCATCCACAAGGGTTTCCGTTACTGA
- a CDS encoding DUF779 domain-containing protein, whose translation MNTVQAPDRVLATPAAEALIGELRGEYGPLLFHQSGGCCDGSSPMCYPQGDFLVGDGDVLLGEIGGAPFYISRPQFEYWKHTQLIIDVVPGRGGMFSLENGRGVRFLTRSRLFTDEEIEALKAAGRF comes from the coding sequence ATGAACACCGTCCAGGCACCCGACCGCGTGCTCGCCACACCCGCCGCCGAGGCGCTGATCGGCGAGCTGCGCGGCGAATACGGCCCGCTGCTGTTCCATCAATCGGGCGGCTGCTGCGACGGCTCCTCGCCGATGTGCTATCCGCAGGGCGACTTCCTGGTCGGCGATGGCGACGTGCTGCTGGGCGAGATCGGCGGCGCGCCGTTCTACATCAGCAGGCCGCAGTTCGAATACTGGAAGCACACCCAGCTCATCATCGACGTGGTGCCGGGGCGCGGCGGCATGTTCTCGCTGGAAAACGGCCGCGGCGTGCGCTTCCTGACCCGCTCGCGCCTGTTCACCGACGAGGAGATCGAGGCGCTGAAGGCCGCCGGGCGGTTCTAG
- a CDS encoding AMP-binding protein has product MSQIAPSYVNGASTKPLLGETMGTLLDRIAATHPDRPALIVRAQHVRLDYRAFHAEVERVAAGLLALGLDPGDRIGIWAPNRAEWVVLQFAAPKAGLILVNINPAYRTHELEYALKQVGCRALVLSRRFKTSHYLELLTELAPELPAAAPGRLRAARLPDLREVILLDEEAAPGTRAWHELGALADAPAYARLRQVEADLSFDDPVNIQFTSGTTGSPKGATLTHHNIVNNGFFVGEGMHLTPADRLCIPVPFYHCFGMVLGNMACVTHGACMVIPGEGFDPETTLETVAAERCTGLHGVPTMFIAELEHPRFRQFDLSSLRTGIMAGSPCPEEIMRRVVNEMHMSEVTICYGMTETSPVSFQTVPEDPLERRVDSVGRVHPHLEVKLVDESGHIVPRGVTGELCTRGYSVMRGYWQDPERTREVLDEARWMHTGDLATIDEDGYCRIVGRLKDMIIRGGENVYPREIEEFLYTHPHVLDVQVFGVPDPKFGEQVCAWVQLREGAQVTEAEIQDYCRHRLAYFKVPHYVRFVDAFPMTVTGKVQKYLMRQAMAEELARRKEGAGKD; this is encoded by the coding sequence ATGAGCCAGATCGCACCGAGTTACGTCAACGGGGCGAGCACCAAGCCGCTGCTCGGCGAGACCATGGGCACGCTGCTCGACCGCATCGCCGCCACCCATCCGGACCGCCCCGCGCTCATCGTGCGGGCGCAGCATGTGCGGCTGGACTACCGCGCTTTTCATGCCGAGGTCGAACGCGTCGCCGCCGGCCTGCTGGCGCTCGGGCTCGATCCGGGTGACCGCATCGGCATCTGGGCGCCCAACCGCGCCGAATGGGTGGTGCTGCAGTTCGCCGCGCCCAAGGCCGGGCTGATCCTGGTCAACATCAATCCGGCCTACCGCACCCACGAGCTCGAATACGCGCTCAAGCAGGTCGGCTGCCGTGCGCTGGTGCTGTCGCGGCGTTTCAAGACCTCGCATTACCTGGAGCTGCTGACCGAGCTCGCGCCCGAACTGCCGGCGGCAGCACCCGGCCGGCTGCGCGCCGCGCGGCTGCCGGACCTGCGCGAGGTGATCCTGCTCGACGAGGAGGCCGCGCCGGGCACGCGGGCCTGGCACGAGCTCGGCGCGCTGGCCGATGCCCCGGCCTATGCGCGGCTGCGCCAGGTCGAGGCCGATCTTTCCTTCGACGACCCGGTCAACATCCAGTTCACCTCCGGCACCACCGGCTCGCCCAAGGGCGCCACGCTCACCCACCACAACATCGTCAACAACGGCTTTTTCGTCGGCGAGGGCATGCACCTCACCCCGGCCGACCGCCTGTGCATCCCGGTGCCGTTCTACCACTGCTTCGGCATGGTGCTCGGCAACATGGCCTGCGTCACCCATGGCGCCTGCATGGTGATCCCGGGCGAGGGTTTCGATCCGGAAACCACGCTGGAAACGGTGGCGGCCGAGCGCTGCACCGGCCTGCACGGCGTGCCGACGATGTTCATCGCCGAGCTCGAGCATCCGCGCTTCCGCCAGTTCGATCTGTCCAGCCTGCGCACCGGCATCATGGCCGGCTCGCCGTGTCCGGAAGAGATCATGCGGCGGGTGGTCAACGAGATGCACATGAGCGAGGTGACCATCTGCTACGGCATGACCGAAACCAGCCCGGTGAGCTTCCAGACCGTGCCAGAGGATCCGCTGGAACGCCGGGTGGACAGCGTCGGCCGCGTCCATCCGCACCTCGAGGTCAAGCTCGTCGACGAGAGCGGGCACATCGTGCCGCGCGGCGTCACCGGCGAGCTGTGCACGCGCGGCTATTCGGTGATGCGCGGTTACTGGCAGGACCCGGAGCGCACCCGCGAGGTGCTCGACGAGGCACGCTGGATGCACACCGGCGACCTCGCCACCATCGACGAGGACGGCTATTGCCGCATCGTCGGTCGGCTGAAGGACATGATCATCCGCGGCGGCGAGAACGTCTATCCGCGCGAGATCGAGGAGTTCCTCTACACCCATCCGCACGTGCTGGACGTGCAGGTGTTCGGCGTGCCCGACCCCAAGTTCGGCGAGCAGGTCTGCGCCTGGGTCCAGTTGCGCGAGGGCGCGCAGGTCACCGAGGCCGAGATCCAGGACTACTGCCGGCACCGGCTGGCCTACTTCAAGGTGCCGCATTACGTGCGGTTCGTGGATGCCTTCCCGATGACGGTGACCGGCAAGGTGCAGAAATACCTGATGCGCCAGGCGATGGCCGAGGAACTCGCGCGGCGCAAGGAAGGGGCCGGGAAGGATTGA
- a CDS encoding efflux RND transporter permease subunit: MNLFAPMIRRPIGTSLLAIGLGIAGVWAYLLLGVAAFPSIEFPFIGVFAQLPGASAQTMASTVVGPLERHLGRIPGVAHLSSTATEGGAQIGLQFDLGRSPDQAARDVQAAINAAAADLPSGMPSPPSYFKADSSQIPVLLVALSSTSLPPERLYDLTDTLLKPAVAQIPGVAQVQIGGGTPRAIRIALNTGALAHAGITANDVANALRAANVTAPQGTLSNGITQVTLLANDALHDARDFADLVIASRAGTPVRLADVATIDEGQEDRYAAAWFNGRRAVLLQVSKRNDANAVATVAAIRERLPALQRLLPADVAITPIFDLTPTTVSALHEVEVALLMSVVMVALVMLVFLRRTRPTVIAMFSVPLSLAGAMVTMWLFGFTLNIFSLVALVLCVGFVVDDAIVVIENIVRHMEEGLPAVPAAVIGVREIGFTVVSITLSLIAVFAPMVFGHNVFVMLMREFSVTLVATIVISALVSLTLTPALCGHWLAAGPSDAESGRLARWAQRFDAGCLHLYERALTWAMRHRRLMRWQAPILLLMTLLLAVLVVRTAGGGLMPREDTGLIQAHISADANVSPRLLARRTQEIAAVFGADPAVLDVSAFLGGNIGAVGNTADLFVDLKPRGDGAGQRRESAQAVVDRLGERFKALPDLDVAVSAVQFINGGGGGGGGRQGQYSFQLDSIDGTPLQQPTLALARVMRGMPQFRDVGSSFDSIGKQWRLDVDRQRAARLQVGMGQIDEALLDAFGQSFASTVYTDINAYRVVLASTKADSASPEALLNTYVRNAQGLMIPLSAMARLRAAIAPVSIEHYDQIEAASVSYNLADGVTPAEGMQRIEQAMLAAHLPPGVRKRYTGENQNLVEALGHALLLFGAVIAAMYLVLGVLYESLVHPLTILSTLPAAGMGAFLAMLITHTQLTLMSVIAVLMLIGIVKKNAILMVDFALVAEREQGLDPPTAIMQAARVRFRPITMTTLVAMGAALPLALGFGAGAEMRRPLGIAILGGLLVSQLLTLLSTPAMYLWFHDRRERKAARQARRQARGVHPS; this comes from the coding sequence ATGAACCTGTTCGCGCCGATGATCCGCCGTCCGATCGGCACCTCGCTGCTGGCCATCGGCCTGGGCATCGCGGGGGTGTGGGCCTATCTGCTGCTGGGGGTGGCGGCCTTTCCATCGATCGAGTTCCCCTTCATCGGCGTGTTCGCGCAGTTGCCGGGAGCCAGTGCGCAGACCATGGCGAGCACGGTGGTCGGGCCGCTGGAGCGGCACCTGGGTCGCATTCCCGGCGTGGCCCACCTTTCCTCCACCGCCACCGAGGGCGGCGCGCAGATCGGCCTGCAGTTCGACCTGGGCCGCAGCCCCGACCAGGCCGCGCGCGACGTGCAGGCGGCGATCAACGCCGCGGCGGCCGACCTGCCCTCGGGCATGCCCAGCCCGCCCAGCTATTTCAAGGCGGACAGTTCGCAGATCCCGGTCCTGCTGGTGGCCTTGAGTTCGACCAGCCTGCCGCCGGAGCGGCTCTATGACCTCACCGACACGCTGCTCAAGCCGGCGGTGGCGCAGATTCCCGGCGTGGCGCAGGTGCAGATCGGTGGCGGCACGCCGCGCGCGATCCGCATCGCGCTCAATACCGGCGCGCTGGCGCATGCCGGCATCACCGCCAACGACGTCGCCAACGCGCTGCGTGCGGCCAACGTCACCGCCCCGCAGGGGACGCTGAGCAACGGCATCACCCAGGTGACGCTGCTGGCCAACGATGCGCTGCACGATGCGCGGGATTTCGCCGATCTTGTCATCGCCAGCCGCGCGGGTACGCCGGTGCGGCTGGCGGACGTGGCCACCATCGACGAGGGTCAGGAGGATCGCTATGCGGCCGCCTGGTTCAACGGCCGCCGGGCGGTGCTGCTGCAGGTCAGCAAGCGCAACGACGCCAATGCGGTGGCGACGGTGGCCGCCATCCGCGAACGCCTGCCGGCGTTGCAGCGTCTGTTGCCGGCGGACGTGGCCATCACGCCGATCTTCGACCTTACGCCGACCACGGTGTCGGCGCTGCACGAGGTGGAGGTGGCGTTGCTGATGAGCGTGGTCATGGTGGCGCTGGTGATGCTGGTGTTCCTGCGCCGCACGCGGCCCACGGTGATCGCCATGTTCAGCGTGCCGCTGTCGCTGGCCGGGGCGATGGTGACGATGTGGCTGTTCGGCTTCACGCTGAACATCTTTTCGCTGGTGGCGCTGGTGCTGTGCGTGGGCTTCGTCGTCGACGATGCGATCGTGGTGATCGAGAACATCGTGCGCCACATGGAAGAAGGCCTGCCGGCGGTGCCGGCGGCGGTGATCGGCGTGCGCGAGATCGGCTTCACCGTCGTCTCGATCACGCTGTCGCTGATCGCGGTGTTCGCGCCGATGGTGTTCGGCCACAACGTGTTCGTCATGCTGATGCGCGAGTTCTCCGTCACCCTGGTGGCGACCATCGTCATCTCGGCGCTGGTGTCGCTGACGCTGACGCCGGCCCTGTGCGGACACTGGCTCGCCGCCGGGCCAAGCGACGCCGAGTCCGGCCGGCTCGCGCGCTGGGCGCAACGCTTCGACGCGGGTTGTCTGCACCTGTACGAGCGCGCGTTGACCTGGGCCATGCGGCATCGGCGGCTGATGCGCTGGCAGGCGCCGATCCTGCTGCTGATGACCCTGCTGCTGGCGGTGCTCGTGGTCAGGACGGCCGGCGGCGGGTTGATGCCGCGCGAGGACACCGGGCTCATTCAGGCGCACATCAGCGCCGATGCCAACGTGTCGCCCCGGCTTCTGGCCCGGCGCACGCAGGAGATCGCCGCGGTGTTCGGCGCCGATCCGGCGGTGCTGGACGTCTCCGCCTTTCTGGGCGGCAACATCGGCGCGGTCGGCAACACCGCCGACCTGTTCGTCGACCTCAAGCCGCGGGGTGACGGCGCCGGCCAGCGCCGTGAGTCGGCGCAGGCGGTGGTCGATCGGCTGGGCGAGCGCTTCAAGGCGCTGCCCGATCTCGATGTCGCGGTGAGCGCGGTGCAGTTCATCAATGGCGGCGGCGGCGGAGGAGGCGGCCGCCAGGGCCAGTACAGCTTCCAGCTCGACAGCATCGACGGCACGCCGCTGCAGCAGCCCACGCTGGCGCTGGCGCGGGTGATGCGCGGGATGCCGCAGTTCCGCGACGTCGGCAGCAGCTTCGACAGCATCGGCAAGCAGTGGCGGCTCGACGTCGATCGGCAGCGCGCCGCACGCCTGCAGGTGGGCATGGGCCAGATCGACGAGGCGCTGCTGGACGCCTTCGGACAGAGCTTCGCCTCCACCGTGTATACCGACATCAACGCCTACCGCGTCGTGCTCGCCTCGACCAAGGCCGACAGCGCGAGCCCCGAGGCGTTGCTCAACACCTACGTGCGCAACGCGCAGGGGCTGATGATCCCGCTCTCGGCCATGGCCCGGCTGCGCGCGGCCATCGCGCCGGTCAGCATCGAGCACTACGACCAGATCGAGGCCGCCTCGGTCAGCTACAACCTGGCCGACGGGGTGACGCCGGCCGAGGGCATGCAGCGGATCGAGCAGGCGATGCTGGCCGCGCACCTGCCGCCCGGCGTGCGCAAGCGCTACACGGGGGAGAACCAGAATCTGGTCGAGGCGCTCGGCCACGCGCTGCTGCTGTTCGGCGCGGTGATCGCGGCGATGTATCTCGTGCTCGGCGTGCTCTACGAAAGCCTGGTCCACCCGCTGACCATTCTTTCGACGCTGCCGGCGGCCGGCATGGGCGCCTTCCTGGCGATGCTGATCACGCACACCCAGCTCACCCTGATGTCGGTGATCGCGGTGTTGATGCTGATCGGCATCGTGAAGAAAAACGCGATCCTGATGGTGGATTTCGCCCTGGTCGCCGAGCGTGAGCAGGGGCTCGACCCGCCGACGGCGATCATGCAGGCCGCGCGGGTGCGGTTCCGGCCGATCACCATGACCACCCTGGTGGCGATGGGCGCGGCGCTGCCGCTGGCGCTCGGTTTCGGCGCGGGTGCGGAGATGCGTCGACCGCTCGGCATTGCCATCCTCGGCGGCTTGCTGGTCTCCCAGCTGTTGACCCTGCTCAGCACGCCGGCGATGTACCTGTGGTTCCACGACCGACGCGAACGCAAGGCGGCCCGGCAGGCGCGACGGCAGGCGCGGGGCGTGCACCCTTCCTGA
- a CDS encoding TonB-dependent receptor, producing MGKNTKTMPLRRTALAIAVGLGFGATAYAQSTTGSIAGQAPAAPGETVVITSATGLSREVQVDNTGRYRVDNLPVGTYTVSLKRDGAVISTQEGVRVSSGGSTGINFTAASPTQSTQLGAVTVSANAMPPIDVSSVNSSTIITAADLARLPLDRSAEAIALLAPGAVQGSGYFANAVAFGGSSVSENAYYVNGYNTGEPYRNIGGFQLPYGAIEQQETLTGGYDAKYGRSDGGVINQVGKRGTNDWHFGAQVLWQPKFLQANPRNIHYVNPALPAPTDELTYQVADPTLGTRLHRYREDDKKWETVYSAYLGGPLIKDKLFMFLAVDTTKDNYTTTGFDTAKNITHSEDTDTKFYGKIDWNITDSNIFEFTYLKNNQTTNKGSIYSFDYNTLKSGAYLFPSDEQKDNAEFFIGHYTSYITDDLTLSILYGKAKFQNPTYYGNHSTLPYIRYPELQDPSKLPPGADPVTGVNNAQTNRQWYSDDARNGTHGLRVDLDYKLGDHDLAVGIDNMYYKAHNQGPTQYNPWDPSIDYFWQYRANGTVRKYSIGWETSMTMRQKAYYAQDTWQITPSFLLKVGVRNDHFTNYNDRGIAFVDEKNQWEPRIGASWDVFGDSTLKVYGNAGRYYLALPDNAAERAANISTYTYTTYSYTSIDTNGIPQGLTPLTGVLSPDGEFGLPKDPKQVTARNLKPEYLDEYILGFDKQLGEDWVYGAKGTWRDLKQAIDDECSAYLIAEKMTKMGLNPDNYSDSIYGPAYCRLINPGKTNNMLVVSNDGKSSVLVPMHASDWGYTQGVKRKIGSLNLYLEHPFDGKWQARFDYTFTRGFGNTEGQVRSDFGQQDVSKTEDWDSWQLMQGQNGELFNVRKHQFRFRGAYQVTPEWLISGMLLAQSGVPEECLGYYGPHGTDDPSGYGGNYHWCGGKIVHPGYKHTPWTKPLNLSVRYAPAFADHKLAFNVDVFNVFNEQKATQTDPQMELTDPGYVSNTFHAPVYFEDARYVRLSVSYDY from the coding sequence ATGGGTAAAAACACCAAGACCATGCCGCTGCGTCGAACCGCGCTCGCGATCGCCGTGGGTCTCGGCTTCGGCGCCACGGCGTACGCACAGTCCACCACGGGATCCATAGCCGGCCAGGCACCCGCGGCGCCCGGTGAAACCGTCGTAATCACAAGCGCCACCGGTCTTTCTCGCGAGGTGCAAGTCGATAATACCGGACGCTACAGGGTCGATAATCTTCCGGTCGGCACCTATACCGTCTCGCTTAAGCGTGATGGGGCAGTCATCAGCACGCAGGAAGGGGTGCGCGTTTCTTCGGGCGGCTCAACGGGTATCAATTTTACCGCGGCCTCACCCACCCAAAGCACACAACTAGGTGCGGTAACGGTGTCGGCAAATGCCATGCCGCCGATTGACGTTTCCAGCGTCAATTCAAGCACGATCATCACGGCCGCCGATCTGGCCAGATTGCCGCTCGACCGCAGCGCCGAAGCCATTGCCCTGCTTGCACCTGGCGCCGTACAAGGCAGCGGTTACTTTGCCAATGCCGTAGCCTTCGGCGGTTCCAGCGTTTCTGAGAATGCTTACTACGTCAACGGTTACAATACTGGCGAGCCCTACCGGAATATTGGCGGCTTCCAGCTTCCCTACGGCGCCATTGAGCAGCAGGAAACCTTGACGGGTGGATATGATGCCAAGTACGGCCGCTCCGACGGCGGCGTCATCAATCAGGTCGGCAAACGCGGTACGAATGATTGGCACTTTGGTGCTCAGGTTTTATGGCAACCCAAATTCCTGCAGGCTAACCCGCGCAATATTCATTACGTCAATCCCGCACTGCCCGCACCGACGGATGAACTGACTTATCAAGTCGCAGATCCCACATTGGGCACCAGACTGCATCGTTATCGCGAGGATGACAAGAAGTGGGAGACTGTATACTCGGCCTATTTGGGGGGACCACTGATCAAAGACAAATTGTTCATGTTCCTGGCCGTTGATACCACCAAGGACAATTACACTACCACGGGCTTTGATACAGCAAAAAACATCACCCATTCGGAAGACACGGATACCAAGTTCTACGGCAAGATCGACTGGAACATTACAGACAGCAATATATTCGAGTTCACCTACCTCAAAAACAACCAGACCACCAATAAGGGCTCCATTTACAGTTTCGATTATAACACCCTCAAGTCCGGCGCATATCTCTTTCCTTCGGACGAACAAAAAGACAATGCCGAATTCTTTATTGGCCACTACACCAGCTATATTACTGACGACCTTACGTTGAGTATCCTATACGGAAAGGCCAAGTTCCAAAATCCAACTTACTACGGCAATCACAGCACATTGCCTTATATTCGCTATCCCGAGTTGCAAGATCCTAGCAAATTGCCCCCAGGTGCCGATCCCGTCACAGGAGTCAATAATGCGCAAACTAATCGTCAGTGGTATTCCGATGATGCGCGCAACGGTACTCATGGCTTACGTGTCGACCTTGATTACAAACTCGGTGATCATGATCTTGCAGTGGGCATAGATAATATGTACTACAAAGCCCACAACCAAGGACCCACTCAGTACAATCCATGGGATCCAAGCATAGATTATTTCTGGCAATATCGTGCCAATGGCACCGTGCGCAAATACAGCATCGGCTGGGAAACCAGCATGACCATGCGCCAAAAAGCCTACTATGCACAAGACACATGGCAAATAACACCCAGTTTTCTGCTAAAAGTGGGCGTTCGCAACGATCATTTCACCAACTATAACGATCGTGGCATTGCCTTCGTTGATGAGAAAAACCAGTGGGAACCCCGCATTGGAGCCAGCTGGGATGTCTTCGGCGATTCGACGTTGAAAGTCTACGGCAATGCCGGCAGGTATTATCTGGCGTTGCCTGACAATGCGGCTGAACGCGCAGCCAACATATCGACATACACCTACACGACTTATTCCTATACCAGCATCGATACCAATGGTATACCTCAGGGACTGACTCCCCTCACAGGGGTACTTTCGCCTGATGGAGAATTCGGTCTACCGAAGGATCCGAAGCAGGTAACTGCTCGCAATCTGAAGCCGGAATATCTTGACGAATACATCCTCGGCTTCGACAAACAACTAGGAGAAGACTGGGTTTACGGTGCCAAAGGCACGTGGCGTGACCTCAAACAAGCTATCGATGACGAGTGCTCGGCTTATTTGATAGCCGAGAAAATGACCAAAATGGGTTTGAATCCTGACAATTATTCGGACTCCATTTATGGACCCGCTTATTGTCGACTGATCAACCCGGGCAAAACCAATAACATGCTCGTTGTTTCCAACGACGGCAAGAGCAGCGTCCTCGTACCCATGCATGCCTCCGATTGGGGATATACCCAGGGAGTCAAGCGGAAAATCGGCTCACTGAATCTGTATCTGGAACATCCATTCGACGGCAAATGGCAAGCCCGTTTTGATTACACGTTCACTCGCGGCTTCGGTAATACTGAAGGGCAAGTCCGTTCCGACTTCGGTCAGCAAGACGTATCGAAGACCGAGGATTGGGATAGCTGGCAGTTGATGCAAGGTCAAAATGGTGAGCTCTTTAACGTTCGTAAGCATCAATTCCGCTTCCGCGGCGCATACCAAGTGACTCCGGAATGGCTGATTTCTGGCATGCTACTGGCACAGTCCGGCGTACCCGAAGAATGTCTTGGTTATTACGGTCCGCATGGCACGGATGACCCCAGTGGCTACGGCGGCAATTACCACTGGTGCGGCGGTAAAATCGTTCACCCCGGTTACAAACACACACCGTGGACGAAACCTCTCAACCTGAGCGTACGTTATGCGCCGGCCTTTGCAGATCATAAGCTGGCTTTCAATGTTGACGTCTTCAACGTCTTTAATGAGCAAAAAGCCACGCAAACAGATCCACAAATGGAGCTGACTGATCCGGGTTACGTCAGTAATACATTCCATGCGCCAGTTTATTTTGAAGATGCACGCTATGTACGTCTCTCAGTTTCGTACGACTATTGA